A region from the Sorex araneus isolate mSorAra2 chromosome 6, mSorAra2.pri, whole genome shotgun sequence genome encodes:
- the AKAP3 gene encoding A-kinase anchor protein 3 produces MSKRVDWLQSPNGVCKVDVYSPSDSQPQDWKTEASTDPVRVLSWLRKDLEKSTAGFQDVRFKPGESSVGGEMAQPADQHMGFMMDYCNTTNKCHPGRLHFEVCHKEIPPQDICARIGNKGAVDEISFYANRLTNLVIAMARKEINERIDGTDNRCVHQSLYLGDDPPTPKSLSTVASELVHKTVSECSRSIMNEKASDSAERDTGRRSPGVRFKSTLNIKESAKEGRCYYDKPTSKSFFYKEEFESRNAGDAREGGRIFIPGERRLLRGLERPDDFTTSVSQGIMTYANNVVSDMMTSIMKTLKIQVKDTTIATILLKKVLIKHAKDVVSDLIDSFMKNLHNVTGALMTDTDFVSAVKRSFFCQGSQKATDIMDAMMTKLYTMVFCKKHPEALRKDMSEAYSLFSMHHRDPKLRNVNFSSLKSEGKFQEKISTSPCKPPEKSCIETLGEHLVKEGLSLWHKHHQKEKKPVFPCVNFDIPNKQYKPAPEMPLGFPLDPCDFCHPVPTQGPVPCPETNFMCDSESWAKDLIVSALLLIQYHLAQGGNMDAQSFLEAASSSNFPPKRSPVIPDEPCVKSPVKEVEQEAAEKKDLMSVFFNFIRNLLGETIFKGDRNAEKTDASSANEDEFRRCERPVTPCPVNSCESDESTGGGGLLSGLTKMVANKLEGHMNGQMIEHLMDSVMKLCLIIAKSCDSPLSDLGDEKCGDANRTTSIIPECLLECLPTKGTGTAEALLQNAYHAIHNELRCASGLPPEGCETPKVIVNNHNDTDTVQNKELQAVLQWVAASELNVPILYFAGDDEGIQEKLLQLSAAAVEKGRSVGEVLQSVLRYEKERQLDEAVGNVTRLQLLDWLMANL; encoded by the exons ATGTCGAAGAGGGTTGATTGGTTGCAAAGTCCAAATGGAGTATGCAAAGTTGATGTCTATTCACCCAGTGATAGCCAACCCCAAGACTGGAAAACG GAAGCCTCAACTGATCCGGTCCGAGTGCTCAGCTGGCTCCGCAAAGACCTGGAAAAAAGCACAGCAGGATTTCAAGATGTTCGGTTCAAGCCCGGAGAATCATCAGTAGGCGGGGAAATGGCCCAACCAGCAGACCAACACATGGGGTTCATGATGGACTATTGCAACACCACCAACAAGTGCCACCCAGGGAGATTGCATTTTGAGGTGTGCCACAAAGAAATTCCACCCCAGGACATCTGTGCTCGAATTGGGAACAAGGGTGCAGTGGATGAGATTTCCTTCTACGCGAATCGCCTCACAAATCTCGTCATTGCCATGGCCCGCAAGGAAATCAATGAGAGGATAGATGGCACAGATAACAGATGTGTCCATCAGTCACTGTACCTGGGGGATGACCCTCCAACCCCCAAGAGTCTGAGCACGGTGGCCTCGGAACTGGTGCACAAAACGGTCTCCGAATGTTCCAGATCTATTATGAATGAAAAGGCTTCTGACTCTGCTGAGAGAGACACCGGCCGGAGATCCCCTGGTGTGAGATTCAAGAGTACTTTGAACATAAAGGAGAGCGCCAAGGAAGGCAGGTGTTACTACGACAAGCCTACGTCGAAGTCTTTCTTCTACAAGGAAGAATTTGAATCTCGTAATGCCGGGGATGCCCGAGAAGGCGGAAGGATATTCATCCCTGGGGAGAGAAGGCTTCTGAGAGGACTAGAGAGGCCTGATGACTTTACAACTTCCGTTAGTCAAGGGATCATGACTTATGCGAACAACGTGGTGTCGGATATGATGACGTCCATCATGAAGACACTGAAGATCCAAGTGAAGGATACCACCATAGCCACCATCCTCCTCAAGAAGGTGCTCATCAAGCATGCCAAGGACGTCGTCTCCGACCTCATCGACTCCTTCATGAAGAATCTCCACAACGTCACGGGGGCCCTGATGACAGACACAGACTTTGTCTCCGCTGTGAAAAGGAGCTTCTTCTGTCAAGGAAGCCAGAAGGCCACCGACATCATGGATGCCATGATGACAAAGCTCTACACCATGGTATTTTGCAAGAAACACCCCGAGGCTCTTAGGAAAGACATGTCTGAGGCTTATTCCCTTTTCTCCATGCATCACAGAGACCCCAAACTTCGAAACGTCAACTTTAGCTCATTGAAATCCGAAGGTAAATTTCAGGAAAAAATCTCCACGTCTCCATGCAAACCCCCGGAAAAGAGTTGTATTGAAACGCTGGGTGAACACTTAGTCAAAGAGGGGCTGTCCCTGTGGCATAAAcatcatcaaaaagaaaaaaaaccggTGTTCCCATGCGTAAACTTTGACATCCCTAACAAGCAGTATAAGCCGGCACCTGAAATGCCTCTTGGGTTCCCACTGGACCCTTGTGATTTCTGCCATCCTGTGCCCACCCAGGGGCCTGTGCCTTGCCCAGAGACCAACTTTATGTGTGACTCTGAATCCTGGGCCAAAGACCTGATTGTGTCTGCTTTACTTCTGATCCAGTACCACCTGGCCCAGGGGGGGAATATGGATGCCCAGAGCTTCCTTGAAGCTGCTAGTTCCTCCAACTTTCCCCCCAAAAGGTCCCCTGTCATTCCCGATGAGCCCTGCGTGAAGTCCCCTGTGAAGGAAGTGGAGCAAGAAGCGGCCGAGAAGAAGGATCTGATGAGTGTTTTCTTCAACTTTATCCGGAATCTACTCGGCGAGACGATTTTCAAGGGCGACCGGAACGCTGAAAAGACGGATGCATCATCAGCTAACGAAGACGAGTTCCGCCGCTGTGAGAGACCAGTGACCCCTTGTCCCGTCAACTCGTGCGAGTCCGATGAGAGTACCGGTGGCGGTGGTTTGCTCTCTGGGTTAACCAAGATGGTGGCCAACAAGCTAGAAGGCCACATGAATGGGCAGATGATCGAACACCTGATGGACTCTGTGATGAAACTGTGTCTCATTATTGCCAAGTCCTGTGACTCGCCCTTGTCAGACCTGGGAGACGAGAAGTGTGGGGACGCCAACAGGACGACTTCGATCATCCCGGAGTGTCTACTTGAGTGTTTGCCCACCAAGGGCACGGGGACCGCCGAGGCCCTCCTGCAGAACGCCTACCACGCTATTCACAACGAATTGCGGTGTGCGTCCGGGCTGCCCCCTGAAGGCTGTGAGACCCCCAAAGTGATCGTGAACAACCACAATGACACAGATACGGTTCAGAACAAAGAACTCCAAGCTGTCCTGCAGTGGGTCGCCGCCTCTGAGCTCAATGTCCCTATCTTGTACTTCGCTGGTGATGACGAAGGCATCCAGGAAAAG